A stretch of DNA from Sandaracinaceae bacterium:
CCTTCTGCCGCATCTGCGAGTCCCTCTGCGGCCTCGAGGTCACCACCGACGCCGGCCGCGTCGTGCAGATTCGCCCCGACAAGCAGCACGTCGCCACCGACGGATACGGCTGTGTCAAAGGGCTGAAGCAACACAAGATGTACGACTCGCCCGACCGCTTGAAGTACCCGCTCAAGCGCGTGGGCGGGCGCTTCGAGCGCATCTCGTGGGAGCAGGCGTTGTCCGAGATCGGCGCGAAGGTGCAGCAGCTGCGCGGCATCCACCCGGACAGCATCGCCATGTACGTCGGCACCGCGGCCGGCTTCGGCGTGCTGCACCCGGTGTTCGCGGCGGGCTTCATGCAGGGGCTCGGCTCGGGCAGCATGTACGCGTCCGCGACGCAGGACTGCGCCAACAAGTTCGCGGTCAGCAAGCAGCTCTACGGGTTCCCCTTCAGCCTCAGCTTCCCGGACATCGACCGCACCGAGTGCCTCATCATCGTGGGCGCCAACCCCGCCATCTCCAAGTGGTCGTTCCTCCAGGTGAGCAACCCCATCAAGCGCCTGCGCGCCATGGAGGAGCGGGGGGCGAAGCTCTACGTGGTGGACCCGCGTCGCACGGAGACCGCGCGCGTGGCGGGCGAGTACGTGGGCATCCGGCCCAACACGGACGTGTTCTTCTACCTCTCGTTCCTCAACGAGCTGCTCGCCCAGGGCGGGGTCGACCGCGAGCGCGTCGAGCGCTTCACGAAGCGCTTCGATAAGCTGGTGGCCATCGCGGACGGCTGGACGCCCGAGCGCACGGAGACCGTCACGCACGTGCCCGCCGCCAAGCTGCGCGAGATGGTCACGGCCTACCGCACGGCGAAGGGCGCCGCGCTCTACTGCTCCACGGGCGTCAACATGGGGACGCACGGCTCGCTGGCCTTCTGGCTGCAAGAGGCCATCAACGCCATCAGCGGCAACCTCGACCGGCGCGGCGGCACGCTCGTGGGCGAGGGGGTCTTCGACTTCGCGGCCTTCGGCAAGCGCACGCGCATGTTCCTGAGCGGTCACAAGGGCCGCGTCGGGGAGTTCGAGGCCGTGAACGACGCGCTCCCTGGCGGTGTGCTGGCGGACGAAATCCTCACGCCCGGCGACCGGCAGGTGCGCGCGCTGTTCGTCACGGGGGGCAACCCGCTCATCACCATGAGCAACGCCAACCGCCTGCGCGACGCCTTCACCAAGCTCGAGCTGCTGGTGTGCCTGGACATCCAGATGAGCGAGACGGCGCACCTCGCCAACTACGTGCTGCCCTGCACCTCGCCGCTGCAGCGTCCGGACCTGCCCTTCATCTTCCCACTGCTGCTCGGCATGCAGTCCCGGCCCTACCTGCAAGCCACAAGCGCGGTGTTGCCGCCCGAGGGCGAGCAGCGCGACGAGGCCACCATCTACACGCAGCTCGCGCAGGCGTGCGGGATCAGCCTGTTCCGCGGCAAGCCGCTCCAGATGCTGCTGGAGGCGAGCATCCGTCGTCAGCAACGCAAGCACCCGGAGCTCCAGCCCGCCATCCCGCAGGAGCGCATCCTGGACCTACTGCTGCGCGCCAGCCGCGAGGGCAGCTTCGAGGCCCTCCTCGCGAAGACGCACGGCCAAGAGCGGCCGGAGCACCGCCCCGGCTCGTTCCTGGGCAAGCGGGTCATCCACGAGGACGGCCGCATGGACCTCGCGCCTCCCTCACTCATCACCGAGGCGAAGAAGCTGTCGGCCACGTTCGAACGTGAGCACGCGCAGCGCCATGAGCTCAAGCTCATCACCAAGCGCGCCATCACCACCCACAACAGCTGGACTCACAACATCGAGGACTTCGTGGAGGGCGGCACCAACTACCTGTACATGCACCCGGACGACGCGGCTGCGCGCGGCTTGGAGGCGGGTGACATGGTGGACGTGAGGACGAAGACCGCCGCCGTGCGGGTCCCGCTGCAGCTCCTGTCGGAGCTGCTCCCGGGCGTGTGCGCGCTGCCCCACGGCTGGGGTCACCAGCACGCCAAGGGCATGTCCGTGGCGAGCCGCACGCGCGGCGTGAACGTCAACGTGCTCGCGGCCGATGGCGCCGACCAACTGGAGCGCGTCTCCGGGATGGCGCATCTGACAGGCTTCGTGGTCGAGGTGACCAAGGCGGCCGGCCCGCAAGACGTGGAGAGCTGGAGCGGGCTCCCCGAGGACCGCTTCCACGCCGCGCAGCTCGCCCTGTAGCGGACGGCGGGCCTATGCGTCTGGCTCGGCGTCGTGCTCGGCCAGGCGCTGCTCCTTGGCCTCGACCGCGCCAACGAACAAGGAGATGTACTCGCCCGCGCTGGTGATGGCGAAGAAAAGGCTGAGGTACAGCATGGCCAAGCCCACCTGGCTCATGTCCACGCGCATCTGCGTGAAGCCGAAGTCGATGTCGTAGGGGTGGTAGACGATCAGCAGCAAGATGGCGACCATCTGGAGCGCCGTCTTCTCCTTGCCGCCCTGCCCCGCCGCCATGACCACGCCCTCGCTGAGCGCGATGGTGCGCAGCGCGGTGACGCCCAGCTCGCGGCCCTCCATGATGATGACCGCGATGACCCCGGGCAGCGGCAGCCGCCCGAGGTAGCAGAGCCACACCAGTGAGGCCATGACGAGCAGCTTGTCGGCGAGCGGGTCCAGGAACTTCCCGAGAATGCTGATGAGCCCCATGCGCCGCGCCAGCCAGCCGTCGAGCGCGTCGGTGATGGCCGTCACCATGTACACCATCGCGGCCCAGAAGCAGGCGCTG
This window harbors:
- a CDS encoding molybdopterin-dependent oxidoreductase, whose amino-acid sequence is MTETHHTFCRICESLCGLEVTTDAGRVVQIRPDKQHVATDGYGCVKGLKQHKMYDSPDRLKYPLKRVGGRFERISWEQALSEIGAKVQQLRGIHPDSIAMYVGTAAGFGVLHPVFAAGFMQGLGSGSMYASATQDCANKFAVSKQLYGFPFSLSFPDIDRTECLIIVGANPAISKWSFLQVSNPIKRLRAMEERGAKLYVVDPRRTETARVAGEYVGIRPNTDVFFYLSFLNELLAQGGVDRERVERFTKRFDKLVAIADGWTPERTETVTHVPAAKLREMVTAYRTAKGAALYCSTGVNMGTHGSLAFWLQEAINAISGNLDRRGGTLVGEGVFDFAAFGKRTRMFLSGHKGRVGEFEAVNDALPGGVLADEILTPGDRQVRALFVTGGNPLITMSNANRLRDAFTKLELLVCLDIQMSETAHLANYVLPCTSPLQRPDLPFIFPLLLGMQSRPYLQATSAVLPPEGEQRDEATIYTQLAQACGISLFRGKPLQMLLEASIRRQQRKHPELQPAIPQERILDLLLRASREGSFEALLAKTHGQERPEHRPGSFLGKRVIHEDGRMDLAPPSLITEAKKLSATFEREHAQRHELKLITKRAITTHNSWTHNIEDFVEGGTNYLYMHPDDAAARGLEAGDMVDVRTKTAAVRVPLQLLSELLPGVCALPHGWGHQHAKGMSVASRTRGVNVNVLAADGADQLERVSGMAHLTGFVVEVTKAAGPQDVESWSGLPEDRFHAAQLAL
- the pgsA gene encoding CDP-diacylglycerol--glycerol-3-phosphate 3-phosphatidyltransferase; this encodes MANDTRAQKTKVRSSIRQDAINLPNLLTMARVVMIPVVLWLIADGTPSACFWAAMVYMVTAITDALDGWLARRMGLISILGKFLDPLADKLLVMASLVWLCYLGRLPLPGVIAVIIMEGRELGVTALRTIALSEGVVMAAGQGGKEKTALQMVAILLLIVYHPYDIDFGFTQMRVDMSQVGLAMLYLSLFFAITSAGEYISLFVGAVEAKEQRLAEHDAEPDA